A DNA window from Mucilaginibacter xinganensis contains the following coding sequences:
- a CDS encoding SRPBCC family protein produces the protein MTNDPIFNFTVDKAAKTLFMTREFNAEPALVWDAFTKAEILDQWVAPKPWTSKTKYLNFEVGGKRFYAMVSPEGLERWIIQEYTSITPKTNFKLYNAFADKDENPELPGSEWDYTFSGANGKTTVNISIYNESLERLEKLVDGFKIGMAMTLINLDQVLATLSGK, from the coding sequence ATGACAAACGATCCGATATTCAACTTTACCGTTGACAAAGCAGCCAAAACCTTATTTATGACCAGGGAATTTAACGCTGAACCAGCACTGGTGTGGGATGCATTTACCAAAGCCGAAATTCTTGACCAATGGGTGGCACCTAAACCATGGACATCCAAAACAAAATACCTGAATTTTGAGGTGGGCGGTAAAAGATTTTATGCTATGGTAAGCCCCGAAGGACTGGAGCGCTGGATAATCCAGGAATACACGTCCATAACACCGAAAACTAATTTTAAACTGTACAATGCGTTTGCTGACAAAGATGAAAACCCTGAATTACCCGGTTCTGAATGGGATTACACCTTCAGCGGAGCAAACGGAAAAACAACGGTAAATATCAGTATTTACAATGAATCACTTGAGCGCCTGGAGAAATTGGTGGATGGCTTTAAGATAGGAATGGCCATGACGCTTATCAATCTTGATCAGGTACTGGCCACTTTATCCGGCAAATAG
- a CDS encoding VOC family protein: MALINPHINFNGNAEEAFNFYKSVFGGEFSKIIRFKDLAGPEFQVAEKEENKIMHIALPIGKSNSLMANDVPEFMGRTNENENRSKIVITAESKQEADKLFNGLSVGGQIEGPIGDSPWGTYFGCFRDKYGIEWIVEFDPNN; encoded by the coding sequence ATGGCACTTATCAATCCACACATCAACTTCAACGGAAATGCCGAAGAAGCATTCAACTTTTACAAATCAGTATTTGGCGGAGAGTTTTCAAAAATCATCCGTTTCAAAGACCTTGCGGGCCCTGAGTTCCAGGTAGCGGAGAAAGAAGAAAACAAGATCATGCACATTGCCCTGCCTATCGGCAAAAGCAATTCACTGATGGCAAATGATGTCCCGGAATTTATGGGAAGAACAAACGAAAACGAAAACAGGAGTAAAATTGTGATAACTGCGGAAAGCAAGCAGGAAGCAGATAAATTATTTAACGGACTTTCTGTAGGAGGACAAATTGAAGGGCCGATCGGTGATAGTCCATGGGGTACCTATTTTGGTTGTTTCAGAGACAAATACGGCATTGAATGGATAGTGGAATTTGACCCGAACAATTAA
- a CDS encoding MBL fold metallo-hydrolase, with protein MMKTRNPYHIFAFIFLGTVMLSAISSSTYCQATPPVDNWCSKPLRPGLEKLKEIKTSKPWFKVYDIGNDTYAIDEPYNWEETIAYLILGKDKALLFDTGMGLDTISIVVKELTKLPVVVLNSHTHPDHIGGNNEFSQVLAMNTSYTRINAANGYAHNNVKWEVSPASFCLTRLPHEDTAHYYIKPFKVSRFIKSGYIIKLGGRNLQVISTPGHTPDAICLYDKQAGYLWCGDSFYEGPILLSSDETDLKAYQKSINKMAQLAAKSTRVLPAHNLPIAKPALLIQAAKDFNQIVSGMKKGKTGENHTLVFDCNKFSYQIGESYLKQFDQIKRN; from the coding sequence ATGATGAAGACCCGAAACCCCTATCATATTTTTGCATTCATTTTTTTGGGTACAGTTATGCTCTCGGCAATTAGTTCTAGCACTTATTGCCAGGCAACGCCGCCGGTTGACAATTGGTGCAGCAAGCCGCTGCGGCCGGGACTTGAAAAACTTAAAGAGATCAAAACCTCCAAACCCTGGTTTAAGGTTTATGACATCGGTAACGACACTTACGCCATAGATGAACCTTATAATTGGGAAGAAACTATTGCTTACCTCATATTGGGTAAAGACAAAGCTTTATTGTTTGATACCGGCATGGGGCTTGACACCATTTCAATAGTGGTGAAGGAATTAACTAAACTTCCTGTGGTTGTACTTAATTCTCACACCCATCCGGATCACATTGGCGGGAACAATGAGTTTAGCCAGGTACTTGCTATGAACACCAGTTATACCAGGATTAACGCAGCCAATGGATATGCTCATAACAATGTAAAATGGGAAGTTAGCCCGGCCTCGTTTTGTCTTACCCGTTTACCGCATGAAGATACCGCGCATTATTATATCAAACCTTTTAAGGTATCACGGTTCATTAAAAGCGGCTATATCATCAAGCTTGGCGGGAGAAATTTACAAGTGATTTCCACTCCCGGACATACACCGGATGCGATCTGCCTTTACGACAAACAAGCGGGTTATTTATGGTGTGGCGACAGCTTTTACGAGGGGCCCATATTACTGTCATCTGATGAAACAGATCTGAAAGCCTATCAAAAAAGCATAAACAAGATGGCTCAACTGGCGGCTAAATCAACGCGTGTTTTACCGGCACATAACCTCCCGATCGCCAAACCGGCACTCCTGATACAAGCGGCAAAAGATTTCAATCAAATAGTGTCGGGGATGAAGAAAGGAAAGACCGGCGAAAATCACACGCTGGTATTTGATTGTAATAAATTTTCTTATCAAATTGGTGAAAGCTACCTGAAACAATTCGATCAAATAAAACGGAATTGA
- a CDS encoding chemotaxis protein CheB: MKIAKIKDFNYKTGQVVVVGTSAGGLDALSALIQQLPEDFPAPVLVVMHISPDATGDVLLNALTKHGKLKCGHAIHGELFKARRVYLAPSDHHLLLEKNGELHVTKGAAENRSRPGIDPLFRSAAVAFGNRVIGIILTGYLDDGTAGMIAIQRCGGICIVQDPKEAQYPDMPKNTLNQLKADYCVPIAEMGGILATLMARKVGRQKTIPDDIQREAKIAERVLSDLPAVNSLGEQVPFNCPGCGGVLWKMDKGSFIRYRCHTGHAYTSASLLAAQTQKIEETMWIALRMFEERKNLLTTVAKEQKGATSRMTAERAESSQVHIDRIRAILLADDKPNKSDLPI; the protein is encoded by the coding sequence ATGAAGATCGCAAAAATCAAAGATTTTAATTATAAAACCGGCCAGGTCGTTGTCGTGGGTACTTCTGCGGGTGGCCTGGATGCGCTGTCCGCTTTAATCCAGCAATTACCGGAAGATTTCCCTGCGCCTGTGCTGGTGGTGATGCACATTTCCCCGGATGCTACCGGCGACGTGTTATTAAATGCCTTAACTAAACATGGAAAATTAAAATGCGGACATGCCATACATGGTGAATTGTTTAAAGCCAGGCGGGTGTATCTTGCGCCGTCAGATCACCATCTCCTGCTCGAAAAAAACGGCGAACTGCACGTTACCAAAGGGGCGGCTGAAAACCGCTCTCGTCCCGGTATTGATCCGCTGTTCCGTTCTGCCGCGGTCGCTTTCGGCAACCGGGTGATAGGTATTATTCTTACAGGCTACCTTGATGATGGCACTGCCGGTATGATCGCCATTCAAAGATGTGGCGGCATTTGTATCGTACAAGACCCCAAAGAAGCGCAATATCCCGATATGCCTAAAAACACCTTAAATCAGTTGAAGGCAGATTATTGCGTGCCAATAGCAGAGATGGGCGGTATCTTGGCTACACTCATGGCAAGAAAAGTGGGCAGGCAAAAAACAATACCAGATGACATTCAAAGAGAAGCAAAGATTGCCGAACGAGTGCTGAGTGACCTGCCTGCGGTCAATTCCCTGGGTGAACAAGTTCCGTTTAACTGTCCCGGTTGTGGGGGCGTACTCTGGAAGATGGACAAAGGGTCTTTTATACGTTATCGGTGTCATACCGGCCATGCTTATACCTCTGCGTCACTACTCGCTGCCCAAACTCAAAAAATTGAGGAAACGATGTGGATAGCCCTGCGTATGTTTGAAGAAAGAAAAAACTTGCTCACTACGGTAGCTAAAGAACAAAAGGGGGCAACTTCACGCATGACTGCGGAGCGGGCGGAATCGTCGCAGGTTCATATAGACCGCATTAGGGCTATATTGTTGGCAGATGATAAGCCTAACAAGAGTGATCTGCCGATATAG
- a CDS encoding (R)-mandelonitrile lyase, which translates to MTTANNTEIFPKGEKLTNEYFTGDAYLTSLLAKDSNNNFAMGSVTFSPGARTNWHTHPKGQVLIITQGAGWYQEKGKAAQSIKKGDVINIPENIMHWHGASADNEMIHIAITNYEAEKNVVWLNPVSEEEYAAANKK; encoded by the coding sequence ATGACTACAGCAAATAACACTGAGATTTTTCCAAAAGGAGAAAAACTAACTAACGAATACTTTACAGGCGATGCATACCTGACCTCGCTACTCGCAAAAGATTCCAACAACAACTTCGCGATGGGCAGCGTAACCTTCTCGCCTGGCGCAAGAACCAACTGGCACACCCATCCTAAAGGACAGGTACTAATCATAACCCAGGGCGCGGGCTGGTACCAGGAAAAAGGAAAAGCAGCACAGTCCATCAAAAAAGGCGATGTGATCAATATTCCTGAAAATATAATGCACTGGCACGGCGCATCTGCAGACAACGAAATGATCCATATCGCCATTACCAATTATGAAGCAGAAAAAAATGTGGTATGGCTAAATCCTGTAAGCGAAGAAGAATATGCAGCGGCGAATAAAAAATAG
- a CDS encoding Crp/Fnr family transcriptional regulator: protein MINSLLNSIQRVITLSPTETDTVTSLFKEKTYKKGEFFLEEGRICKHVGFVAKGLMRFYINHDGEEKIYDFSQENEFVCNYESFLPQAPSSKNIQALEDSIVFVISHADLQVFYEKVRGGERFGRVAIESVFLKLLQDISALYAETPELRYERFLKNHADLQQRISQYHIASFVGVKPQSLSRIRKRIFTQF, encoded by the coding sequence ATGATCAACAGCTTATTGAACAGCATACAAAGGGTTATTACGCTAAGCCCTACAGAGACAGATACGGTGACATCTTTGTTTAAGGAAAAGACTTATAAAAAGGGCGAGTTTTTTTTAGAAGAAGGACGGATTTGCAAACACGTAGGATTTGTTGCCAAGGGCTTAATGCGGTTCTATATTAACCATGACGGTGAGGAAAAAATATATGATTTCTCCCAGGAAAATGAATTTGTATGTAACTATGAAAGTTTTCTTCCTCAGGCACCTTCGTCGAAAAATATTCAGGCTTTAGAGGATAGCATCGTTTTTGTTATTTCGCATGCTGACCTGCAAGTATTTTATGAGAAAGTTCGCGGAGGGGAGCGTTTTGGCAGGGTCGCCATTGAATCGGTCTTCCTAAAATTACTTCAGGATATCAGTGCTTTATATGCCGAAACACCTGAACTACGTTATGAGCGATTTTTAAAAAACCACGCCGATCTGCAGCAAAGGATCTCGCAGTACCATATTGCGTCGTTTGTCGGGGTAAAACCGCAGTCACTGAGCCGTATCCGCAAAAGAATTTTTACCCAGTTTTGA
- a CDS encoding NIPSNAP family protein codes for MEQLRIYTLADKETAAHYFTVNWSKHRINLPRFGFEVKGVWIGNTPGIANQVIALISFPDNADVERMTERYLKSPEFANDTAGFDRNKITNVETKILRSAG; via the coding sequence ATGGAACAATTAAGAATTTACACGCTTGCTGATAAAGAAACAGCAGCACACTATTTTACTGTGAACTGGTCTAAGCACAGGATAAACCTTCCCAGGTTTGGCTTCGAGGTTAAAGGCGTTTGGATTGGCAACACACCCGGCATAGCAAACCAGGTAATAGCCCTCATATCTTTTCCGGACAATGCTGACGTAGAGAGGATGACGGAGCGCTACCTGAAAAGCCCGGAATTTGCTAACGATACCGCAGGCTTTGACAGAAACAAAATCACCAACGTAGAAACCAAAATATTGAGGTCAGCAGGCTAA
- a CDS encoding DUF4267 domain-containing protein — MTTKISYAIAFLLGMGMVFLGARFFFSPEVATAAFGIRFNANGDYSFHHIKGIRDIFSGILLCALVLMRERRALGVMLFVATIIPVSDMITVLSKSYTSVQQAIPHIVATIICSVVGTLLLIDKPSKKATLKQQEILN, encoded by the coding sequence ATGACAACAAAAATTTCTTATGCAATCGCATTTTTACTGGGTATGGGGATGGTTTTCCTGGGAGCCCGATTTTTTTTCTCGCCTGAAGTAGCAACAGCCGCCTTCGGCATCCGATTTAATGCAAACGGTGATTACTCCTTTCATCACATAAAAGGTATCAGGGATATATTTTCCGGCATCTTATTGTGCGCCCTGGTGTTAATGAGAGAACGCAGGGCTTTGGGCGTAATGCTATTCGTAGCGACAATCATTCCGGTTTCCGATATGATTACAGTCCTCAGCAAGAGTTACACCAGCGTACAGCAAGCAATACCACATATTGTAGCTACTATCATTTGTTCAGTGGTCGGCACCCTGTTACTGATCGATAAACCTTCAAAAAAAGCGACATTAAAACAACAGGAAATATTAAACTGA